A region of Vibrio chagasii DNA encodes the following proteins:
- a CDS encoding DUF3581 domain-containing protein yields the protein MFLKPYFSTEDNQFQFTREQASHFAKKVAGDFNPIHDEDNKRFCVPGDLLFAVLLQKEGISQKMRFDFSGMVGNGIALSVDNKCEKESSLIDANGKEYLHMSCEGEKSHDQAFIEHVVTNYVKFSGMNFPHIMVPLMEEQQMMINCQRPLVIYESMEVEFSRLDLSHPEVEFSGATFDVEGKRGIVTLNFDFKEDGEVVGKGVKRMVASGLKPYDQASVDDLVNRFNERKEMFLAQFAAAA from the coding sequence ATGTTTCTGAAACCTTACTTTTCTACTGAAGACAATCAATTTCAATTCACTCGTGAACAAGCAAGCCACTTTGCTAAAAAAGTAGCCGGCGATTTCAACCCAATTCACGATGAAGACAACAAGCGCTTCTGTGTTCCTGGCGATCTTTTATTTGCGGTTCTTCTGCAAAAAGAAGGTATCAGCCAAAAAATGCGTTTTGATTTTTCAGGTATGGTTGGTAACGGTATTGCGTTAAGCGTTGATAACAAGTGTGAAAAAGAGAGCTCACTTATCGATGCAAATGGTAAAGAGTACCTACACATGTCTTGTGAAGGTGAAAAGAGCCACGATCAAGCATTCATCGAGCACGTAGTAACAAACTACGTTAAGTTCTCTGGTATGAACTTCCCTCACATCATGGTTCCTCTAATGGAAGAGCAACAAATGATGATCAACTGCCAGCGTCCTCTTGTGATTTACGAAAGCATGGAAGTTGAGTTTTCTCGCCTAGACCTTTCTCACCCAGAAGTTGAATTCTCTGGTGCGACTTTTGACGTTGAAGGCAAGCGCGGCATCGTGACTCTGAACTTCGATTTCAAAGAAGATGGCGAAGTAGTCGGTAAAGGCGTGAAGCGCATGGTAGCAAGTGGCCTTAAGCCATACGACCAAGCTTCTGTAGACGACCTAGTAAACCGCTTCAACGAGCGCAAAGAGATGTTTCTAGCTCAGTTCGCAGCAGCCGCTTAA
- a CDS encoding sporulation protein — MFKKLKASLGIGAAKVDTVLDNIDVFQGGELSGNVHIIGGDVEQQIDMINLVLNTEVKVETEDSTSYETFSLGRIQAVEPFVIQPGETKLVPFRLKLNDETPVTALNAKMNQCHVWVETNLDIGFAIDPKDRDFISVHPLPTVAKIIQGVEASGMAMVKADVEKGYLKGNTFASRSGCYQEIEFRSGGFMNNKEIELSFIVDGSMVHCLAEIDRSLSFRGDQYISFTLPANAADSDICNAVSRIMSA; from the coding sequence ATGTTTAAGAAATTAAAGGCCTCGCTAGGCATAGGTGCAGCTAAGGTCGATACCGTCTTAGATAATATTGACGTTTTCCAAGGTGGCGAGTTGTCTGGCAACGTTCACATCATTGGTGGTGATGTTGAGCAACAAATCGACATGATTAACTTGGTGCTCAACACAGAAGTGAAAGTGGAAACAGAAGATAGCACCAGCTACGAAACCTTTTCACTTGGCCGTATTCAAGCTGTAGAGCCGTTTGTGATTCAACCCGGCGAGACTAAGTTGGTGCCATTCCGTCTTAAGCTTAATGATGAAACGCCAGTGACTGCGTTGAACGCAAAAATGAATCAGTGCCATGTTTGGGTAGAAACCAACCTAGATATCGGCTTCGCGATTGATCCTAAAGACCGTGATTTCATCTCTGTTCACCCATTGCCAACAGTCGCGAAAATCATTCAAGGTGTTGAAGCTTCGGGTATGGCAATGGTGAAAGCCGACGTAGAGAAGGGCTACTTGAAAGGGAACACCTTCGCTTCACGTTCGGGTTGTTACCAAGAGATTGAATTTCGCAGCGGCGGCTTCATGAATAACAAAGAAATCGAGCTGTCATTCATCGTAGATGGTTCTATGGTGCACTGCTTAGCCGAAATTGACCGCTCACTAAGCTTCCGTGGTGACCAATACATCTCATTTACTCTGCCTGCTAACGCGGCCGACTCGGATATCTGCAACGCAGTTTCAAGAATCATGAGTGCGTAG
- the hutH gene encoding histidine ammonia-lyase gives MLNLLLKPGHLGLSELRKISRSPVNLSLDPAAIPDIEASMQVVEQVIAEDRTVYGINTGFGLLANTKIAPEDLEVLQKSIVLSHAAGIGKFMSDETVRLMMVLKINSLSRGYSGIRLKVINALIDLVNAQVYPCVPQKGSVGASGDLAPLAHMSTVLLGEGQARHNGKIITGLEAMKIAGLEPITLAPKEGLALLNGTQASTAFALEGLFAAEDLFASATVCGAMSVEAALGSRRPFDPRIHRVRGHRGQMDAALAYRHLLDQKSEIGESHTCCEKVQDPYSLRCQPQVMGACLQQIRNSAEILMVEANSVSDNPLVFADDGDIISGGNFHAEPVAMAADNLALAIAEIGSLSERRMALLIDSALSKLPPFLVDNGGVNSGFMIAQVTSAALASENKTLAHPASVDSLPTSANQEDHVSMATFAGRRLRDMAENTRGILAVEYLAAAQGLDFRAPNLSSPRVEEAKQILREKVSFYDKDRYFAPDIEQANLLLKLSVHNHLMPEGILCSF, from the coding sequence ATGTTGAATTTATTACTTAAACCAGGGCATCTAGGTCTATCTGAACTGCGTAAAATCAGCCGCAGCCCGGTGAATTTGTCGCTAGACCCTGCAGCTATTCCAGATATTGAAGCAAGCATGCAGGTTGTAGAGCAAGTGATCGCTGAAGACCGCACTGTCTATGGCATCAACACGGGCTTTGGCTTACTGGCGAACACCAAGATCGCCCCAGAAGATCTCGAAGTTCTACAGAAAAGTATCGTACTTTCTCACGCAGCAGGCATCGGTAAGTTCATGTCTGACGAAACCGTGCGCTTGATGATGGTACTCAAGATTAACAGCTTGTCTCGTGGCTACTCAGGTATCCGACTCAAAGTGATCAATGCCCTTATCGATCTAGTGAACGCGCAGGTCTACCCTTGTGTGCCACAAAAAGGCTCGGTAGGTGCATCAGGAGACCTTGCTCCCCTCGCCCACATGAGTACCGTTCTACTTGGTGAAGGCCAAGCTCGTCACAACGGTAAGATCATTACTGGTTTAGAAGCGATGAAGATCGCGGGACTAGAGCCAATCACACTCGCTCCTAAAGAAGGTTTAGCACTACTCAACGGTACGCAAGCATCCACCGCATTCGCTTTAGAAGGACTATTCGCAGCAGAGGACTTATTCGCGTCTGCGACGGTATGTGGTGCTATGTCTGTTGAAGCTGCGCTAGGTAGCCGCCGCCCATTTGATCCTCGTATTCACCGCGTTCGTGGTCACCGTGGGCAAATGGACGCTGCGCTAGCTTACCGACATCTGCTCGACCAGAAGAGTGAAATTGGTGAATCGCACACGTGTTGTGAAAAAGTTCAAGACCCTTACTCACTGCGTTGTCAGCCTCAAGTGATGGGCGCGTGTCTGCAGCAGATCCGTAACTCAGCAGAAATACTGATGGTTGAAGCGAACTCCGTATCGGACAATCCACTGGTCTTTGCGGACGATGGTGACATCATTTCGGGTGGTAACTTCCACGCAGAACCCGTTGCTATGGCTGCAGATAACCTAGCCTTAGCTATCGCTGAAATCGGTAGTTTGTCAGAACGTCGGATGGCACTGCTGATTGATAGCGCGTTAAGTAAACTTCCACCGTTCTTAGTCGACAATGGCGGCGTTAACTCTGGCTTTATGATTGCCCAGGTTACCTCAGCAGCACTAGCTAGTGAGAACAAAACACTGGCTCATCCAGCTTCTGTAGACAGCTTGCCAACGTCCGCCAACCAAGAAGATCATGTGTCTATGGCAACCTTTGCAGGTCGTCGTCTTCGTGACATGGCAGAGAACACTCGTGGAATCTTGGCGGTTGAGTATTTAGCAGCAGCGCAAGGATTGGATTTTAGAGCTCCAAATCTATCTTCACCTCGAGTAGAAGAAGCGAAACAGATCCTGCGTGAAAAAGTCAGCTTCTACGACAAAGACCGCTACTTCGCACCAGATATCGAACAAGCTAACTTATTGCTCAAATTGTCTGTGCACAACCACTTAATGCCTGAAGGTATTTTGTGTAGCTTCTAA
- a CDS encoding DUF3187 family protein, with protein sequence MLTAACVPSAWANKDYGPLISYTQAPLQSVRLTPMLRSGFPLEEDKLELFTSLTAASIWANSRDYHLDYYQNQLQTGLRWQLTSDWQVELNYRWLFAANNHLDKITINFHELFSIDQAGRDRKARHQFDIYAPEHDISIRDFSGDTLTSAFTLYTQYQIIEKENHGLSVGVSLYHNNVSHGAFKGSSTEQSAQLNYAYQLDINTFYSSLGFANQSNRDSDNGFTHKKVTWSWLGGYQLTLIENHELHIEYRWYEGADYGDTELSQAANEMMFGYRYVMPRSAVEVSIIENVFNMDNSTDVAFQLAYRHQW encoded by the coding sequence ATGCTCACAGCGGCCTGCGTACCGAGCGCTTGGGCCAATAAGGATTACGGGCCCTTAATCAGTTATACCCAAGCGCCACTGCAATCCGTTCGACTCACTCCGATGCTTCGCTCCGGTTTCCCACTCGAAGAGGACAAGCTCGAGCTGTTTACCTCTTTAACAGCCGCCAGTATCTGGGCCAACTCCCGCGACTATCATTTAGATTATTATCAAAACCAACTTCAAACAGGGCTACGATGGCAATTAACCTCTGACTGGCAAGTAGAACTGAATTACCGCTGGCTTTTCGCCGCCAACAACCACCTCGACAAAATCACCATCAACTTCCATGAACTGTTCAGCATCGACCAAGCCGGACGAGATCGAAAAGCCAGACATCAATTCGACATCTATGCTCCAGAGCACGATATCAGCATCCGAGACTTTTCTGGCGACACACTGACCAGCGCTTTCACTCTCTACACCCAATATCAAATAATAGAGAAAGAGAACCATGGACTATCTGTTGGTGTCTCGCTTTACCACAACAACGTCAGTCACGGAGCGTTTAAAGGAAGCAGCACAGAACAAAGCGCTCAACTCAACTATGCATACCAACTCGATATCAATACCTTCTATTCGAGCTTGGGATTTGCGAACCAGTCTAATCGAGATTCAGATAACGGCTTTACACATAAAAAGGTTACATGGTCTTGGTTGGGAGGCTATCAGCTAACACTCATTGAAAACCACGAATTGCATATAGAGTATCGTTGGTACGAAGGCGCTGATTACGGTGACACCGAACTTTCGCAAGCAGCCAATGAAATGATGTTTGGCTATCGCTATGTGATGCCACGCTCGGCAGTCGAGGTCTCCATCATCGAGAATGTGTTTAACATGGACAACTCCACCGATGTCGCCTTTCAATTGGCTTACCGGCATCAGTGGTGA
- the hutI gene encoding imidazolonepropionase — protein sequence MNLILKNARVVSMSSGVDGYQPSSPQDIVIENGKIVCLSHSSDESLHCDTASTSRSVDHIIYDCKNKLVTPGLIDCHTHLVFAGNRANEFEQRLNGVSYTDIAKQGGGILATVTATRAAQEAELVEMALPRLDGLLRSGVTSVEVKSGYGLTLDDELKMLRAAKALENHRRIKVTTTLLAAHAVPPEYKEQPDRYIDLVCQEIIPKAAQQGLADAVDVFCESIGFNLEQTDRVFAAAKEHGLAIKGHTEQLSNMGGSALAAKYGALSVDHVEYLDETGVKALAKSGTVATLLPGAFYFLKETQQPPISLLREHNIPMAIATDLNPGTSPFADLTLMMNMSCTLFGTTPEEALRGVTCHAAAAIGESQNRGKIEVGYAADLAIWNIDHPADLSYQVGVPHLHKRIVNGEVCHDSI from the coding sequence ATGAATTTGATCCTCAAAAATGCGCGAGTGGTTTCGATGAGCTCGGGAGTCGACGGTTACCAACCTTCTTCCCCGCAAGATATCGTTATCGAAAACGGTAAGATCGTATGCCTGTCACACTCAAGCGATGAGTCACTTCATTGTGATACCGCGAGTACTAGCCGCTCTGTTGATCACATCATCTACGACTGTAAAAACAAGCTCGTTACCCCAGGGTTGATTGATTGCCACACACATCTAGTGTTTGCAGGTAATCGTGCCAATGAATTTGAACAACGCTTAAATGGTGTCTCCTACACCGACATCGCAAAGCAAGGCGGTGGTATTTTAGCGACGGTAACGGCGACACGAGCCGCACAAGAAGCCGAACTGGTTGAGATGGCGCTGCCTAGATTAGACGGTCTGCTAAGAAGTGGTGTCACCAGCGTTGAAGTAAAGTCTGGCTATGGCTTAACGCTTGATGACGAACTTAAGATGTTACGCGCTGCTAAAGCCTTAGAAAACCACCGTCGTATTAAGGTCACCACCACACTACTCGCAGCACACGCTGTACCACCAGAATATAAAGAACAACCCGATCGTTACATTGATCTGGTATGCCAAGAGATAATCCCCAAGGCTGCACAGCAAGGTTTAGCCGATGCAGTCGACGTATTCTGTGAGTCGATCGGCTTCAACCTAGAACAAACCGATCGTGTATTTGCGGCTGCTAAAGAACATGGGCTAGCGATCAAAGGCCACACAGAGCAGCTTTCTAACATGGGCGGCAGTGCGCTTGCCGCGAAATACGGTGCTCTGTCTGTCGATCATGTTGAGTACCTAGATGAAACCGGAGTAAAAGCACTGGCGAAATCAGGAACAGTCGCCACCTTATTGCCGGGCGCTTTCTACTTCTTGAAAGAGACTCAACAGCCACCAATTTCCCTACTTCGTGAGCACAACATCCCAATGGCAATCGCGACCGACTTAAACCCCGGCACTTCTCCTTTTGCTGACTTAACACTAATGATGAACATGAGCTGCACCCTGTTTGGCACAACCCCAGAAGAAGCATTACGCGGGGTAACTTGCCATGCTGCCGCTGCCATTGGCGAGTCGCAAAACAGAGGCAAAATTGAAGTGGGTTACGCTGCTGATTTGGCTATTTGGAATATCGATCATCCTGCCGACTTAAGCTATCAAGTTGGCGTACCTCATCTGCATAAACGCATTGTTAATGGCGAGGTATGTCATGACTCAATCTAA
- the hutG gene encoding formimidoylglutamase has translation MTQSKSNSINTVSTTHNFVWTGRNDLEDGELGTRVHHITTQVQSTDLNNGLNGNTVALVGFASDAGVARNKGRVGAKQAPNLIRQGLANMAWHNDARIADLGDIECNDDQLELSQKQCATVIANALSTNKVITLGGGHEVAWASFQGLAEHLHRTQPEHKAKIGIVNFDAHFDLREFESDIADVKPSSGTPFNQISEYCNAYQWPFQYACLGVSAASNTKALFNKADQLGVWYEHDRDITQVNQIAQLVKLQKFIADCDYLYLTIDLDVFPAATAPGVSAPAARGVSYEALAPFLEQIFKHSEKLIIADIAEYNPGYDVDGQTARLAARLCWDIASAMASE, from the coding sequence ATGACTCAATCTAAATCCAACAGCATTAACACAGTATCCACTACTCACAACTTTGTATGGACGGGACGCAATGATCTTGAAGATGGTGAGCTCGGTACTCGTGTTCATCACATTACCACGCAAGTACAAAGTACTGATTTAAATAACGGACTTAATGGCAACACTGTTGCCTTGGTTGGTTTTGCTAGCGATGCCGGAGTGGCAAGAAATAAGGGGCGTGTTGGCGCAAAACAAGCACCTAATTTGATTCGCCAAGGGTTAGCTAATATGGCTTGGCACAATGATGCACGCATTGCTGATCTTGGCGATATTGAATGTAACGACGATCAATTAGAACTCAGCCAAAAGCAGTGCGCTACTGTGATTGCCAATGCGCTATCAACCAACAAAGTGATTACCCTTGGAGGTGGTCACGAAGTCGCTTGGGCTTCTTTCCAAGGCCTCGCTGAGCATCTTCACAGAACTCAACCAGAGCACAAAGCTAAGATAGGTATCGTTAACTTTGATGCTCACTTTGATCTTCGTGAATTTGAAAGCGACATCGCTGACGTCAAGCCAAGCTCAGGCACACCATTTAATCAGATTAGCGAATACTGCAATGCATATCAGTGGCCATTTCAATACGCGTGTCTCGGTGTGAGTGCCGCCAGCAATACCAAAGCGCTGTTCAACAAAGCCGACCAACTTGGTGTGTGGTACGAACATGATCGCGATATCACCCAAGTAAACCAAATTGCTCAACTGGTTAAGTTACAAAAATTCATCGCTGATTGTGATTACCTCTATCTCACAATTGATCTCGATGTATTTCCTGCGGCGACCGCGCCGGGTGTCAGTGCCCCAGCGGCAAGAGGCGTTAGCTATGAAGCGCTCGCGCCTTTCCTAGAACAGATTTTTAAACACAGTGAGAAACTCATTATCGCGGATATTGCGGAATACAACCCAGGCTACGACGTGGATGGCCAAACGGCTCGATTAGCGGCTCGTTTGTGTTGGGATATTGCCAGCGCAATGGCCAGTGAATAA
- a CDS encoding urocanate hydratase produces the protein MTEHHNSDPRLDTNREIRAPHGTTLRAKSWLTEAPLRMLMNNLDPDVAEHPHALVVYGGIGRAARDWKCYDKIVEVLERLEDDQTLLVQSGKPVGVFPTHKNAPRVLIANSNLVPHWANWEHFNELDKEGLMMYGQMTAGSWIYIGSQGIVQGTYETFVAIAKKHFQGEAKGKWVLTGGLGGMGGAQPLAATMAGFSMIAVECDESRIDYRLRTGYVDKKATSLDEAMAIIKESDTPISVGLLGNAADVFPELVERNITPDVVTDQTSAHDPLNGYLPQGWTMEKAAQERTIDEAKVVKAAKQSMAIQVQAMLDLQYRGAATVDYGNNIRQMALEEGVENAFDFPGFVPAYIRPLFCEGIGPFRWAALSGDPEDIYKTDQKVKELIPDNPHLHNWLDMARERIQFQGLPARICWVGLKDRERLGQAFNEMVKNGELKAPVVIGRDHLDSGSVASPNRETEGMMDGSDAVSDWPLLNALLNTAGGATWVSLHHGGGVGMGFSQHSGMVICCDGSEDASQRIARVLHNDPATGVMRHADAGYDIAKQCAKEQKLDLPMLNEELRRL, from the coding sequence ATGACGGAACACCACAACAGTGACCCTCGTCTCGACACGAATCGCGAAATTCGCGCACCTCATGGCACCACTTTGCGCGCAAAATCTTGGTTAACAGAAGCACCACTTCGTATGCTGATGAACAACCTAGATCCTGATGTGGCAGAGCACCCGCATGCACTGGTTGTGTATGGTGGTATTGGCCGTGCAGCACGCGATTGGAAATGTTACGACAAGATTGTTGAAGTATTAGAGCGTTTAGAAGACGACCAAACACTGCTTGTTCAATCGGGTAAACCTGTAGGCGTGTTCCCGACTCATAAAAACGCACCTCGCGTATTAATCGCTAACTCGAACCTTGTTCCACACTGGGCAAACTGGGAACACTTCAATGAGCTCGATAAAGAAGGCTTGATGATGTACGGCCAAATGACCGCAGGTAGCTGGATCTACATCGGTTCACAAGGCATTGTTCAAGGTACTTACGAAACCTTTGTCGCTATCGCGAAGAAACACTTCCAAGGCGAAGCGAAAGGCAAATGGGTACTCACTGGTGGCCTTGGCGGCATGGGTGGTGCTCAACCTCTTGCAGCGACCATGGCTGGCTTCTCAATGATTGCGGTTGAATGCGATGAATCACGAATCGATTACCGCCTACGTACTGGCTATGTCGACAAGAAAGCCACCAGCTTAGATGAAGCGATGGCTATCATTAAAGAGTCTGACACTCCTATTTCTGTTGGCCTGCTAGGTAACGCTGCGGATGTGTTCCCTGAGTTAGTAGAGCGCAACATCACGCCAGATGTCGTGACAGACCAAACCTCTGCCCACGATCCTCTGAATGGCTACTTGCCTCAAGGTTGGACGATGGAGAAAGCAGCACAAGAGCGCACCATTGATGAAGCGAAAGTCGTTAAAGCAGCTAAGCAGTCAATGGCGATTCAAGTTCAAGCGATGCTAGACCTGCAATATCGAGGCGCTGCAACCGTGGACTACGGCAACAACATTCGACAAATGGCACTGGAAGAAGGCGTAGAAAACGCGTTTGATTTCCCAGGTTTCGTTCCGGCTTATATCCGTCCACTGTTCTGCGAAGGCATCGGTCCATTCCGTTGGGCTGCACTGTCTGGTGACCCAGAAGACATCTACAAAACAGACCAAAAAGTAAAAGAGCTGATTCCAGATAACCCACACCTGCACAACTGGCTAGATATGGCTCGTGAACGCATTCAGTTCCAAGGTCTACCGGCACGTATCTGTTGGGTTGGCCTGAAAGATCGCGAACGCTTAGGTCAAGCCTTCAATGAAATGGTGAAAAATGGCGAGCTGAAAGCGCCAGTCGTTATTGGTCGTGACCACCTAGATTCAGGTTCGGTTGCAAGCCCGAACCGTGAAACAGAAGGCATGATGGATGGTTCAGATGCGGTATCAGATTGGCCTCTATTGAATGCACTGCTAAACACTGCAGGCGGCGCAACTTGGGTTTCTTTACACCATGGTGGCGGCGTTGGCATGGGCTTCTCGCAACACTCAGGTATGGTGATTTGTTGTGACGGCAGTGAAGATGCATCACAGCGTATTGCTCGCGTACTTCACAATGATCCAGCAACAGGCGTTATGCGTCATGCGGATGCGGGTTACGACATTGCTAAGCAGTGTGCGAAAGAACAGAAACTTGATTTACCTATGCTGAACGAAGAACTTCGTCGCCTTTAA
- the hutC gene encoding histidine utilization repressor — MSKAPLYLQIKQFIDDKISNGHWPVGYQITTELELTEQFNVSRMTVNKAIRDLVSEGKLIRKPRLGTFVCEPEEKAQSPLLDINNIAQEIKDRGQTYTSQVIKHDSIKADESTATRLGVMINAEVFYSEIIHFADNTPIQLEARWVNSQAAPQYLEQDFSTSTPNEYLSKSCPLSAIEHTVEAIIPDSNIRQALKLMESEPCLLLNRRTWSKERLISFALLYHPGSKYKLSSKIVLD; from the coding sequence ATGTCGAAAGCGCCGCTCTACCTGCAAATAAAACAGTTCATAGACGATAAGATCAGCAATGGTCATTGGCCGGTTGGCTATCAAATCACCACCGAACTCGAACTCACAGAGCAGTTCAACGTGAGTAGAATGACGGTGAATAAAGCCATTCGAGATCTTGTGTCTGAAGGCAAGCTCATTCGAAAACCAAGGCTAGGCACATTTGTTTGTGAGCCAGAAGAAAAAGCACAATCTCCCCTACTTGATATCAACAACATCGCGCAAGAGATCAAAGACCGTGGCCAAACGTACACAAGCCAAGTGATCAAGCACGATAGCATCAAGGCTGATGAAAGCACCGCTACACGGTTAGGTGTGATGATCAATGCGGAAGTCTTCTATAGTGAAATCATCCATTTCGCCGATAACACACCGATACAACTAGAAGCTCGCTGGGTAAACTCGCAAGCAGCTCCCCAATACTTAGAGCAAGACTTTTCAACCTCAACACCGAATGAATACCTTTCCAAAAGTTGCCCGTTGAGTGCGATTGAACACACGGTCGAAGCCATCATTCCAGACTCCAACATCCGTCAGGCATTAAAACTAATGGAATCAGAACCTTGCTTACTTCTCAATAGAAGAACATGGAGCAAGGAGCGCCTTATCAGCTTTGCATTACTCTACCACCCAGGCTCTAAGTACAAATTAAGCTCTAAGATAGTTTTAGATTAA
- a CDS encoding serine protease, whose amino-acid sequence MKVIQTKWLPLSIYAVGLSSMPVLADISPQIINGNEATKGSWPFMVALVSKNMDAYEGQFCGASFIGERYVLTAAHCIEASSNQDFEVVIGVSDLSSPDVDQHRYSVEQIYAHESYTQEPTSNDIAIIELSDKPAEPTVSLVDGYVRDNLNAGQMLTVIGWGDQNSSQEQYSSTSQLHQVNVPLVSQSDCNLGQGDGYADIGADAFCAGYKEGGRDSCSGDSGGPIMLSTNGHFEQLGLVSWGEGCAQPQAYGVYTNISHFAEWIGKKTAGFSYRTKAMLGARPLGPIEHKFEFTNKSDQEINVTNVSLAAGTNDPITYNGSAIIKSNSCATLSPNEGCDVVVSYNIDSVGNHDFGIKVSTDSLAGVVISKAYAIGANKVSDTVNALVTIPKNAVYSTEAWDVEGNTIASPDIGNSQSTAFIVDGIPSGTVSLDLTVFSEEKHDYMEIYINGFEVGAFAGQLSGTVELPMARAKDNSFMIAYSKDEVGSAGHDRVTIKNFAYSNEIKELSLVEDPTIKKTGGSMGWYWLAMLLGGTMIRKSLSSSKREGTQ is encoded by the coding sequence ATGAAAGTTATCCAGACAAAATGGCTGCCATTAAGTATTTATGCGGTTGGGCTATCTTCAATGCCGGTATTGGCAGATATCTCCCCTCAAATTATCAATGGTAACGAAGCGACAAAAGGTAGTTGGCCATTCATGGTCGCGCTTGTTTCAAAAAATATGGACGCCTACGAAGGGCAGTTCTGCGGTGCAAGTTTCATTGGTGAGCGATATGTACTCACAGCAGCGCACTGTATCGAAGCAAGCAGCAACCAAGATTTTGAGGTTGTCATTGGTGTCTCTGATCTTTCTTCGCCCGACGTAGATCAGCACCGCTACTCTGTTGAGCAAATTTATGCTCATGAAAGTTATACTCAAGAGCCTACGAGTAATGACATCGCCATTATTGAGCTTAGCGACAAACCTGCGGAACCTACCGTCAGTCTTGTCGATGGTTATGTCCGTGATAACTTGAATGCAGGTCAGATGTTAACCGTCATAGGTTGGGGTGACCAGAATTCATCGCAAGAGCAATACTCATCCACGAGTCAGTTGCATCAAGTGAATGTTCCGTTAGTTAGTCAGAGCGATTGCAACCTTGGTCAAGGAGATGGATATGCAGATATTGGCGCTGATGCTTTTTGTGCCGGTTACAAAGAAGGCGGCCGCGATTCATGCAGCGGGGATAGCGGTGGCCCAATCATGTTGTCCACCAATGGTCACTTCGAACAGCTAGGTCTTGTGAGTTGGGGAGAAGGTTGCGCTCAGCCACAGGCATACGGTGTTTATACCAACATTAGTCACTTTGCCGAGTGGATTGGTAAGAAGACGGCAGGCTTTAGTTACCGAACTAAAGCGATGCTAGGCGCTCGACCTTTGGGGCCGATTGAACACAAGTTTGAATTTACGAACAAATCTGATCAAGAGATTAACGTAACCAACGTATCTTTGGCTGCCGGTACAAACGATCCTATAACCTACAATGGTAGTGCGATTATAAAGAGCAATAGTTGTGCGACCTTATCACCGAATGAAGGGTGTGATGTGGTTGTAAGCTACAACATAGACTCAGTGGGTAACCATGATTTTGGTATCAAGGTGTCAACCGACTCACTAGCGGGTGTAGTGATATCAAAGGCATATGCTATTGGCGCAAATAAGGTTTCTGATACGGTGAATGCACTCGTCACGATACCTAAGAATGCTGTCTACAGCACAGAAGCTTGGGATGTAGAAGGGAATACGATAGCTTCACCGGATATTGGAAATAGCCAGTCCACTGCATTCATTGTGGACGGTATCCCCTCTGGTACCGTGTCTTTGGATCTCACCGTATTTTCTGAAGAAAAGCATGACTATATGGAGATCTACATTAACGGCTTTGAGGTCGGCGCGTTTGCGGGGCAATTATCAGGGACTGTTGAACTGCCAATGGCTAGAGCTAAAGACAATAGCTTCATGATTGCGTACAGCAAAGATGAGGTGGGTTCTGCAGGGCATGACAGAGTGACCATTAAGAACTTTGCTTATAGTAATGAGATTAAAGAGTTAAGTTTGGTGGAAGATCCAACTATCAAAAAGACAGGCGGTTCAATGGGTTGGTATTGGCTGGCAATGCTGTTAGGTGGCACTATGATACGTAAGTCGCTTTCGTCATCAAAGAGGGAAGGGACTCAGTAA